Part of the Henckelia pumila isolate YLH828 chromosome 2, ASM3356847v2, whole genome shotgun sequence genome is shown below.
GGCTGAACAGCTGGTCGACCACGTCTTCCCCTGACAATATCATCAAGATTTCTAATATTCTCTGCTGCAGACTCTTCTACAACTTCCTTTCCTTTTCTACCTCTTCCTCCCGGTGCCATTCTACAAgacacaaggatttaaatataGGCAAAAATATCTTaacgaacagaaaactatgaTAGAAACTCAGAGTTCTAATACGAATTCATAAACGAAGTTCTAAAGCCAAGAACTACTGGTTCTATCAGATAAGTTCAAATAATAAACACAACAAGCAAGTCACGTAAAAACAAGTAGTCACACACATACGCAACCATTTTGttagtgtctaaactcgagtgtcctaaactctaattcgagcatatctcagtttatgctctgataccaaatgaaagggtctgtgtcctgatttaatatttaatgatcaaacaaccaggattaatgATCAACTATCGAATAAACGACTCTAAAAGTCGAAATACCAACATATTCAGATTCTGAATTTTCCCAGAAAATTCCTAAAAATtctgaaatgtatatatatcaattcTAACACATCTTAACATCTAAATAGCGATTTAAGTAACCTTAAAATTCGAATAtcccaataaataaaaatctggaaattcgaaatattcccaattaaattctgaaaattatcGAATACCTTCAATCAACTCTAatataatacctacaaccaataataaatcaaatatcaattatcggaTGTCAATTGAATCGAAATACCCAAAATTCGAAATCCTAAATTCGAAATATACCTCAAGACTTCGAATTAAAGGTCTAAACAAccggaacaacactcctcctcGCTCAGGCGGCGATCGGACGGCGGCTAGGGGCGGCGAAGACGGCGGCTGGTCGGAGTCGAGTTCGAACAGATCGCGAGAAAACTTACGATATCAGTATCAAATTAAAGTTTACatcgcgaggattccagaactatatttacttttgaaatccgGCCAAAAACGAAGTAGATACGGGCATTTAAAGTGACGggaaaagttttgaaaaaacaaaagaaagaagacgacggatgaagatgaagaatctGTGAAGATGACTTTATGACGTTAAAGAGAGGAGAGAGATTATccgatatatatatttaatatatatcttGTTTAATCGTGtgtattcttttattttattcggGGTTAAAATTTGGCCCGGttcgagttatttcaactcatgtgtgctctataaataaaatatgcattttaatatCATCTAAAACCCGATATTTATTAATACATATTtgtaacacacaaattaattaacatagtAAATTCGGGTCCTTAcactaagactctttctacttgtcctgctgAAAATCCTTGGTATTTCtgtaacgttggattttctctcataatcttttggaccatattatgagatatagtggtttgactaaagaacccagccaaactctcatttgtttcatgtcgaaacacttcttctttattctgattttgattttgattcatCATCAGATTCTTCTTGGCTAAACAaaatctcttcttcgtatatgctttcatctgaggggatatcctcaaattgatatacttggactagatcttgaaagaagaccacATCATCCATATCCGgcgttgcttcaaagagtttaacttctttttttctcgttttctggatagtttgtagatatatgtcctctagCTCCatatgtccagcagttgcaatctttgaaactttcactcgctcttgtatgagttcttatgaaagttcttcttgatggtgttcttcccctgctttgtgatgagcctgttactggggatgttcttgtaggtccacctcttctacctgatctataggatctggccttttgtttggaccaaattgttcttggtttccaagaacttttcattcttttattatagggattatttctgaatttcttccttttaaatctctgtgatctgtttccaattatcgttggaagatcattttctttacaacataaaggtgtacgtttatctataccccttattttcttgtagttcttctgtaatgctgtcatatggcaccattctgccaattttctaGGGGTGATcacattttttcaaaaaccgaCCACCCCGCACCGCCCCGCACcatcgtattttatttttttgaaataatcgcggttttaaaaaaaaataaaaaccgaCCTGCCGCCATGGTTCGGTTATAATTTTTGGCCCAAACCGCCCCGCACCGCACCGCCGTGTATAGTGGTATTTAACTAGAGTTATATTTATAGAACATTGTATATACATTATACACAATAGATTCGATCATATGCCGCCTCCACTCTCTTCTCTCCCAACTCTTCTCCAAAAAAATTTCCCCTCTTTCCctcttcaaaatatatttactacTTCTCTATACAAATATTAATCTTCAACTTGCCTAAACATATTATAGTTGATTAACTTTATTTTGTCGCttgattgttattttatttagttttattttgtttattatagttttcattcattattctaataatttgaatagctttatttttttttcattttacctATCATTAAAAAAACCGCGAACCGACCGCAACCGCTTAAAACCGCCGAAAACCGCGAAAacgattttacatataaaaccgcaaaaaaaaatatataatataaccgAACCGCAATTGGCAATTCGATTTGAATTTCTTATGAAAAACCGCCAAACCGCACTGTGTCACCCCtacaattttcctttcaaaaaggaggcacgtcttgccaatgtatcaagattacctggaacgtattctttaaccAACATTTCTCTCCAAGGACTtgacatttttgcgaaaaatagctgaatagctacattttccttagtttctggcatagtcatctcccaagcgatcttgacagatcccattagactcatttctagaagtttaatgaatccttctttattgagatctaatgttcctgctgctattctcatagctgatgtccaatcatctatgagatcttctctgtttttgaagtccagaacatcaaggtttaacataaccccataaggatgtatcgggtaTAAAACAGTTTtttcataaggagtttgatgtagtggtatcttactccttcttgatctggttcctgctggatgtgaattttctccaacatgaaactcactatgtggttcttctgttttaaccacatatcttgggatatttcctatgggttgttcaccctcaggggaattcattttcAGATCTACTATTTTGAGATTTTCAAAAGAAttcgcaagatcttgtagatcctcgagatttaatctttttaaagtAGTTATCAgatagtatttttctctgatactgctttttataagattaatcatcatttcatcatcagttaaaggtttttgaaccattttggttttagctttctgatgtaacaaaggttcggtaccaaacgagagttaccttcctcctgtatttccttttttaGAACCaaaagtgtgttctagatttatgattttattttgaagatcctttagagttccaagaatttcttcttgtttcttaaggatttcttcaatttgccgaggtatttcatacagctgattgctgtaatattgtaccgtcttttgaatttctctaagatctccggagagtttagaggaatctggggtaatctctaaaaattgagagttagaaatcatctttctttATCCCTTCAAAATTgagagcattaatcacaacctattgtaagtaatctattgtgaatagattaacttgtttataggatttcatatgaataaaatcctcttgattcaaaccttcgtttgaaatcatcttttgtaaaaatcttctcatcaacaaagaaaaatatgaattaacgaataatataaagtctgaataattaacctaaggctctgataccatcttTGCAGATAATTCAAGTACCATAATTGAGCACAATCATTGCATAAATGAAgtacataaatgcataaattgagtacaagaattaaacattggatttgaccaagtttggtggtcctagggagttttaagaaagaatttttattgtaTGGATTTATGAAAAAGTTAGGTTTGGGTTTAGAGATTTATTCACAATTCACTCTTTATTTAGTGTTTATATATATGATAAGAATTGAATTCAAGTAATATGTTTATATTAAAAGTATTATATTGTTGATCACGATAAAAtatattacaaaataaaaaGTATAAAGTAAcattgaaatttaaattttagtcttaaattttattgtattttatattaaaatttaataaatcttggtaaatcaaaattcttacataatatttatatatatatatatatatatatatatatataaatatgtatgaAAAAATCCGATAACTATTTGTATATCATTCTAAAATTTaggataaaatataaataatattaaattttaatatcaaaatacaatatttttatttatattcgaTAAAATATGTCCCAATCTttctaaaatattaattaatattgtgCAAGGATAGACTAAAAtgtaattattaatataatttgataggaTATGAATTggatatgaaaaaaataataatatgtttagttTGATGGATTAAATTTGGGattaatttttttctcttttcaccATGTACAGATTTATAATCCCTTCTAAAATTTAggattaataattatttataaatctcattATTAACGAGCTTAAGgatttataatgatttttaattttacaactAAACATAAGATTAATCAGTATTAATTATGTTATCCCTCATTTATCAAGCTAGGCAAGTAAACACaggtaaataaaaaatttattatataaggAAAGATATGATAAGGATAATTTTGtctaatattaaattaattaggtaagttggagtgttttttttttaataatgtgAGAACCCACAACCGTTACCTTTCGGTGCGCACTGGTAAATCTTCGCACTAAcacaatagcctgcaaactatgttagtcaggtaaaccacactagacAAGCTTTGTGCGACATGCTAGtccaaaaaaatattgataggGATAATCAAACTCCTGACCTCTTGTCACGTGCTCACCTACTCCAAGTtagaatgtttttttttttttttttttgtaaaaggtAAGttgaaatgttttttttttttttgaaaggggTAAGTTGGAATGTTATTACCACTCTTTGGAATGTAAATAATACTCCTCGTTTAATAATATTGGTATATTACTTAAAATTGTTGTTTAAGatattcaaattaaaatacGTTCACAAAAGACAAGAAATATATCAGTATATGACGCACACTTAACTTAATTGTTAAATACATGTGATGGAAGATTCCCATCAAATGTTAGAAAACTTAAAAGAGATATCGATAGAAAATTAGAAATATTTTAGGGAACAATATAAGCCATATGAAATAGACAAAAATAGTAATAGTACTAATATCTTGCTAATGTGAATTATAGTAATTTCCAGGTTTGGTGACAACTTCCTAATTACAAAAACAACAGTTAATTTTTTGTcaatattcaattttttttgtgaGTATCAATATTCAATTTTATTCATGTGCATCTTAACTCACCTAAAAGAGAACaaatcttagttaattaattaataaattactTAATTAACTAATTTTAAACAACGATGATGCCCAAGCCTAACCGCTggttaataaataataatagtaatcgGGTCGCATATAATGCGATTCTATGCTCCACCTGTAAAGCGTGTTTAGGAAATAACGCTTTCTCGATCGTTAAAGTCTTTTATTCAACCCAATCTTTTCTTCCTTCTCCCACCAACCGCCACTCTCCCACTCAATCCTCCATCCTCCAACTATATATCTATCAGTATGTGTAGATTTGTGTAAATTTTTCTACTCATTTGTAATTTCTGGGCGAAACTCGGCGCGGAATCGGCAGAAATGTCGCATGGTACGAGCTTCATATCCGTTCAAATTCTGAATTAATTCAGTGTTTGTGAATAAAAATCGAATGCTCaggaaatatttttaatctgaaaattTTCCCGTTTAATAAGTACTGTAGTTGTCAACTATTGAATATTGATTGCGATTCACTTGGGTATTTGCTGCTTTTGACTGTCGACAAAGATGGGAACGAACCAAAAGATGCTACAGTGTCTCCGTATGACGAGGCAATGGAGGCTCTGTCTTCCCTGATAACAAAACGCACTCGTGCTGATAAGAGCAATATGGGGGATCGATTTGATTTGTTGTTTGATTATGTTAAGGTAACTTGATTTCACTTTGTAACTTTGCCAAGTCAGAGGTCTTGTTGGCGAAGGTGAAACTTTTTGGGTGTTCAAGTTATGCTCATAATATGTGTGTTATTTGTTGATGAGATGTAGATTTTGGAACTAGAGGAACCAATAAAACAGATGAAGATAATTCATGTGGCAGGAACCAAGGGAAAGGTGAACAAATTAACAGATGAAATTATTGCTCTTGTTGATTTTGTGGATTATTTTTAGTGAGTATTGATTTGGTATTAATTATGGGTACTGGAATATTTAGGGATCGACTTGCACGTTTACGGAGTCAATCTTGCGTAACTGTGGTTTCCATACTGGTCTTTTCACATCTCCTCACCTCATTGATGTCCGAGAAAGATTTCGGCTGGACGGGTAAATGATTACTGATGTTTGGAGGGTAAATTTATACCTTTCATCACATTAGATAGAGTCCGATTTACCATTATGTCTTCTCCTTCGAGGCAGTTCTGAGgaacaaaaaatgaaaattttgtaaATTGTTGACCTTTTCTATATTTCCTTTTTTAATGGGATATTATAGCATCGACGTTTGTGAAGAGAAGTTTCTGGCTTACTTCTGGTGGTGCTGGGATCGTCTGAAGGTATGCACAGCTACTGTTTCCATAATTGTCATAATGGCATACCCTTCTCAATCTCCATTGTCTGCCAAGCCTAAAAAATCATGTCTTGGCGTTATATTGATTGTTCTGGCAGTAAATATGAATGTAACAGTTTTTTTCCCAACCCCAAGAATGTGGTATGGCTCGCTGCACACACTGATACATGAAAAGCACGGCTGTTATTGCATAAATTTGTAATAATtcaaatatgtttttttacatAAAGTATCTATGTGAGCATAATGCTTCCAAGTGTCATTTATACATACAATTTGTCTGCATCGTTGGGGTACTTATGCTGCTGagtaaaattaaacttaaaaccaTTGTTCTATGTGGGATGCCGCATCTTATCATTTTTAAGTGATGCCACATCTTTTTCATGCAAACTCTATAATGAGAATACACCTTTTCTTAGTAGTTTAGCTTTCTCCATAAAAGTTAATGATTTGAGATTTGTCGATAATTGAACTACTGGCATtcttgaataaattattttcagATGTTTTCCACTCtatttaattttgatatttgtGGATGTGAAGGACGGCAATCTATATTTCTGTTTATCCATCTTTAACTGATACATTGCTAATGGTGGGGATGCTTGTGCTTCATTCACCCTCCTCCTTAAGGTGGTTGTTATTTCTATGCAGGAAAGAACCTCTGAGGAGGTACCGATGCCAACATATTTTCGTTTCCTTGCCTTACTTGCTTTTAAGATATTTGCAGCTGAACAGGTAAATTTGTGCATCGCTGGAGTATGATATACCTTAGTCCGGCACTTTTCTAttcattttattgtttttgtatTTTCCAGGTAGATGTTGCCATTATGGAAGTTGGCTTAGGAGGAAAATTTGATGCAACAAATGTGGTATGCATCATAACAATAAATTTGGGAAAGACTTGTCATTTCTTCGTGCATGATATGCATATGTTTATgctttttctttttatgttaAGTTAAATGCTTTTAATGATGGTATTCCTTTCAGGTTGAGAACCCAATTGTTTGTGGTATAGCTTCTCTGGGTTACGACCACATGGAAATTCTTGGTTAGTGCTTTTCTCTCAATGATACTTAGGTAAATTGTCTATTCTTGATATGAACTTTGGTCTTGTACTAGTCCAGTTACTACTTGCTATTGATGGAAACCTTAACAATCCTGGTTGATCTTTATCTAATATTGGAATTGTCAATATGACCACCAATTAGGCTTTTTAATTGGGGCGGGAGTGAGAATTGTGAAAAGTGTCTGTACTCATGCTGCAAAGGGGGAAGTGGCCAATCAAGGGGCATCCACTTAATACATGCTGAAGATTGAAGTAAAGAACTTCGGACTTAAAATTTCTTTGAATGTACTTTCTATGGTTTTTGTTTCGTCAGTCCATGCGATCAAAATCCCTTCTGCTCTATCGGTTTCAAGTGTGAGGGATTCAGTATTAACACCCCACTTGAGACCATCTCTATTTTTTGGAACCAGCATGGAGAATCACACATTTCATACGAGAAACTGagaaagtgaaaaaaaaaaatgcatgcatTTCTAGCAGTGGCATTTGATTTTGTAACAAGGCATTGAACTTGTTCAGAGCCCAATGTAAGGCCTCCAAGCATTAATAAGTTCATGAGAGCTACAAATAGTATTTATAATCACAGATGGCATAATAGTTATTTAAGAAACTGATTAACTTCTCtttatcattttttaaattttggtttattgACCTGCTTCACTCCACTTTCAGTGAGAACAGGACAGTAGTTTGTTGGAAAGAAGTATTCTTGTTTTTTTCACACAGTTATAAATCGCTGGCAGGAAATACTCTTGGACAAATTGCTGGGGAAAAGGCTGGGATTTTTAAGGTATCatgaaaatcatactttcattattattatcatatatGGGGAGTTTCTTATACTGGACTCCTCAGGTTTCTTTTTCTTTAGTGTGGTTCTTTCCATTTTTCATTTTATGTCTTTTCCTCACTCTCTTTTTTTGATTTTAGAGAGATGTTCCAGCCTTTACTGTACCCCAACCTGAAGAAGCCATGAGTGTTCTTAAAGAGAAGGCTTCCCTGCTTGATGTGAGTTGAATCTTTTTGTCTACTGACTTTGATTGACCCCTAGGCCCTAACTTACAAAATGTACCCCAAACAAGTTAGCAATTTTGAAGGGGACCAGGGAAAATTATCGTCGTGTAGATCTGAGAAAGTTCGTTTTTACTTTTACTTGGTTCATTTGAAATGTTAACTGTGAGAAAATGGAcaaaaactttgaaattttgcTGGTTAGGCCATGTGCTCAAAGATATGCTATCCATATCTCATCCTTCTTATATTTTTTGGTGTATCCCGAGTTAATGTGTTGTGAGGATATGGTGAGACCAAATAAGCATAGGCAGAGTGAGGCTTACTCTTGCTGTCATCAATAGGTACATCTTCAAATAGCAGCACCATTGGACCCTATCCTTCTGAGTGGGATGCAACTAGGCCTTGAGGGTGAGCACCAGTACGTCAATGCTGGCCTTGCAATTGCCCTATGTTCAACCTGGCTTCAGCGGACCGGTCATGTGGGAATCAATTACCTCAACCAAACTGTAAGCTCTATCGTGAGGATGGTCGCGTAATTACCCCATTTTGTGTttactaattattattaataatattgttTTGGTGGAAATAGACCTCTCTTCCTGAGGAATTTGTTAAAGGTCTAGCAACTGCATCTTTGCAAGGACGAGCACAAATTGTCCCTGATCAGTTTATTGAGAATGGGAATCCAGAGGATCTTGTGTTCTACTTGGATGGTGCTCATAGTCCTGAAAGCATGGAAGTATGTGCAAAATGGTTTTGTCTTGCTAGCAAAGAAGATGCCAATTCCCGATCTAAGACTGAAAACAATGACTCAACTGCCTCCCCTGAATCAAGACTTTTGAATAATTATGAAACGTCGAGAAGAAACTATACACAGGTATAAGATCTGCAATCAGAAAATTTGAATAATTAGACACCTGCTATAAATGTTCCATTTTTTcattcaattcaattcaattaCTAAAGTATTGCAAGAACGAAAAGTGGTGGTTGTTGTATGCTAATTAATAGCTCTCCTTGAGTCTACCCTTCCTAGAAAACCCTACTTTTGCTCCATCAAACAAGCCTTGAATCTATGATAGAGTGGTTCAAGAAACGATCTCCTAAGAGGCACTTAACGGTGGTCACGGGGGAAAACATGTAATTTGGATCTTCAGATTTACATGAAAAATCGGAGAAGCTGATTTTACCCTTGCAGTTTGTGAAACTCTCATTGCAAGTGGTTAGTGATCTCTAAAAGATAGCTATCATGTCATGTCATTCCATGTTTATCATGCTAAACGTGCCTCAACTGTGATACCACACAAAAAAATAGTGTAAATAACTGAAAAAACTCCTCTCTAAATAGATGTTTTCAGTACTATGACCACAACAAGGGGTGCAGGCTTACAAGTAGAACTGCTGCATCTTGCTACAGGAAATATTGTATTCATATTTGCGAATAAAGATCTTGTGGGAGTGCCTCTATTGTCTTTATTGGTTATAGCACCAGCTTGAGAAATTGGCaaaatgaaaatttgaaatttaccTAACTAACGATGGTCTTTGAAGAATTTCTTGTGCTCACTAATGTAGTCTTTACTGTTATAAACAAGATTTTACGGCCAGAAAACACTTAAGCCTGAGATTAACCAGAAATTCAACAATTAAAATTGCATGTACTTGAGTACGCATACAAGTCCTTATAAA
Proteins encoded:
- the LOC140881150 gene encoding folylpolyglutamate synthase; translated protein: MSHDGNEPKDATVSPYDEAMEALSSLITKRTRADKSNMGDRFDLLFDYVKILELEEPIKQMKIIHVAGTKGKGSTCTFTESILRNCGFHTGLFTSPHLIDVRERFRLDGIDVCEEKFLAYFWWCWDRLKERTSEEVPMPTYFRFLALLAFKIFAAEQVDVAIMEVGLGGKFDATNVVENPIVCGIASLGYDHMEILGNTLGQIAGEKAGIFKRDVPAFTVPQPEEAMSVLKEKASLLDVHLQIAAPLDPILLSGMQLGLEGEHQYVNAGLAIALCSTWLQRTGHVGINYLNQTTSLPEEFVKGLATASLQGRAQIVPDQFIENGNPEDLVFYLDGAHSPESMEVCAKWFCLASKEDANSRSKTENNDSTASPESRLLNNYETSRRNYTQILLFNCMSVRDPQLLLPHLMDACSRNGVHFKRALFVPNTSVYNKVGTVASPRTNVQVDLSWQLTLQKLWESLTLEGKGRDAKTVELACEAGPDTIEKGGNSCENSTVFSSLPVAINWIRESVKKNQSVRFQVLVTGSLHLVGDVLRLIKK